From the bacterium genome, the window CGCGCGACGCCGGCCTGCCGCTCGTGGCCGCCGGCGACGTCCACATGCACGTCCCCGAACGGCGCGTCCTCCAGGACGTGCTGACCGCCGTCCGTCTCGGCGTGCCCGTGGCGTCCTGCGGCCGCGCCCTGCACCCCAGCGGCGAGCGCCACCTGCGCCCGCGCGAGCGGCTTGGGCGCATCTACCCGCGCGCGCTCCTCGACGAGACGCTGCGCATCGCCGAGCGCTGCACCTTCTCGCTGGACGAGCTGCGCTACGAGTACCCCGACGAGCTGGTGCCGGCCGGGCGCGCGCCCGCCGACTGGCTGCGGCAGCTCACGGAGGAGGGGATGCGCCGGCGCTGGCCGGGCGGCGTGCCGCCGAAGGTCGTGCGGCAGGTCGAGCACGAGCTGGCCCTGATCGCGGAGCTGCGCTACGAGCCCTACTTCCTGACGGTGCACGACATCGTGCGGTTCGCGCGCGGGCAGGGAATCCTCTGCCAGGGGCGCGGGTCGGCGGCGAACTCCGCCGTGGCCTTCTGCCTCGGGATCACCGAGGTCGACCCGGCGCGCATGGAGATGCTCTTCGAGCGCTTCGTCTCGCGCGAGCGCGCCGAGCCGCCCGACATCGACGTCGACTTCGAGCACCAGCGGCGCGAGGAGGTGATCCAGTACATCTACGGGAAGTACGGCCGCGACCGGGCGGCGCTCGCGGCGACGGTCATCAGCTACCGGCGGCGCAGCGCGGTGCGCGACGTGGGCAAGGCCCTCGGGCTGGATGCCGCGCTGGTGGACCGCATCGCCCGGCAGTTCTCCTGGTGGGAGGACGGCGGCAGCGCCGGGCGGCGCCTGGAGGAGATCGGCTGCGACGCGCGCGCCCCGCTCGTTGCGCGGCTGCTCGAGCTCACCGGGGAGATCCGCGGCTTCCCGCGCCATCTCTCGCAGCACGTCGGCGGCTTCGTGATCTCGCGCGGCCCGCTGCGCCGCCTCGTGCCGATCGAGAACGCCGCCATGCCCGAGCGCACGGTGATCCAGTGGGACAAGGACGACCTGGAGGCGCTCGGCCTGCTCAAGGTCGACTGTCTCGCGCTCGGCATGCTCTCGGCGATCCACCGCGCCCTCGACCTCGTCTCGACGCTGCGGGGGCGGCCGCTGACCGTCGCCGACATCCCCGCCGAGGATGCGCGCACCTACGCGATGATCCAGCGCGCCGACACCGTGGGGGTCTTCCAGATCGAGTCGCGGGCGCAGATGGCGATGCTGCCGCGCCTGCGACCCGCCACCTTCTACGACCTCGTGGTCGAGGTGGCGATCGTGCGCCCCGGGCCGATCCAGGGGCAGATGGTCCACCCCTTCCTGCGGCGGCGCCAGGGGCTCGAGCCGGTGAGCTACCCCGGCCCCGAGGTCCGCGACGTGCTCGAGCGCACGCTCGGCGTGCCGATCTTCCAGGAGCAGGTGATGAAGCTCGCGATGGTCGCGGCGGGCTTCTCGGCGGGGGAGGCGGACCGGCTGCGCCGCGCGATGGCCGCCTGGCAGAAGAAGGGCGGGCTCGAGCCGTTCGAGGCGCGCCTGGTGGACGGGATGCGCGAGCGCGGCTACCCCGAGGAGTTCGCGCGGCAGATCTACCTGCAGATCCGGGGCTTCGCGGAGTACGGCTTCCCCGAGTCGCACGCGGCGAGCTTCGCCCTGCTCACGTACGTCTCGGCGTGGCTCAAGTGCCACGAGCCGGCGGCCTTCACCTGCGCGCTGCTCAACAGCCTGCCGATGGGCTTCTACGGGCCGTCGCAGCTCGTGCAGGACGCGCGTCGCCACGGCGTCGAGGTGCGGCCGGTAGGTGTGACCACGAGCGGGTGGGACTGC encodes:
- a CDS encoding error-prone DNA polymerase, with amino-acid sequence MTAAYAELHAVSNFTFLRGASHPEELVEAAAALGYTALALTDECSVAGVVRAHVAARDRPLTLIVGSEVRLADGLRLVLLATDREGYGDLCDLITRGRRAAEKGSYRLERADLAALDGLPRCLALLLPGADGAADREGARFVAGLFPGRAWIAAELLRGPDDRSRLAALRDLARDAGLPLVAAGDVHMHVPERRVLQDVLTAVRLGVPVASCGRALHPSGERHLRPRERLGRIYPRALLDETLRIAERCTFSLDELRYEYPDELVPAGRAPADWLRQLTEEGMRRRWPGGVPPKVVRQVEHELALIAELRYEPYFLTVHDIVRFARGQGILCQGRGSAANSAVAFCLGITEVDPARMEMLFERFVSRERAEPPDIDVDFEHQRREEVIQYIYGKYGRDRAALAATVISYRRRSAVRDVGKALGLDAALVDRIARQFSWWEDGGSAGRRLEEIGCDARAPLVARLLELTGEIRGFPRHLSQHVGGFVISRGPLRRLVPIENAAMPERTVIQWDKDDLEALGLLKVDCLALGMLSAIHRALDLVSTLRGRPLTVADIPAEDARTYAMIQRADTVGVFQIESRAQMAMLPRLRPATFYDLVVEVAIVRPGPIQGQMVHPFLRRRQGLEPVSYPGPEVRDVLERTLGVPIFQEQVMKLAMVAAGFSAGEADRLRRAMAAWQKKGGLEPFEARLVDGMRERGYPEEFARQIYLQIRGFAEYGFPESHAASFALLTYVSAWLKCHEPAAFTCALLNSLPMGFYGPSQLVQDARRHGVEVRPVGVTTSGWDCTLEQGTPARSERPRMQGGQVRRNEAYEQYAAVTKDAAQRRRRGLSECAGPSIRLGLLMVKGLSRAAADRLVAARTERPFASVDDLVERAALSRGERERLAAAGALAALAGHRRL